One Novipirellula galeiformis DNA window includes the following coding sequences:
- a CDS encoding DUF1015 domain-containing protein, whose product MPQIAPFAAVRYNLNHIGSLSDVIAPPYDVIDPQLQDQLYRKHPANVVRIILNRSEPGDAEDEKYVRAAKFVTQWKSEGVLRQDETCAYYVYHQTFAIEGQTFIRRGFVARVRIQPFGEGDIYPHEETHPKAKVDRLKLTQATKQNNSQIFGLYPDPQNEIISLLDAATVGVEPVEAIDHLDVKHELWPVTDAGVIQRVSQLMQDKPMFVADGHHRYETAANYRDQIIAEDGALPSDHPANFVMTVLVGMSDPGMIVLPTHRLLRGTERFSSAEITARLAGCFDCEIVAGGLDGANAVWSSMQSADDQGLIGLYACKDDTWVLCKANDGAAEKMQSLAPGQSKDWQCLGVSLLHRLVIDELLQCEGHPKPTYVHDVNEVLRGMRGEGSQAESDSDEPYTLAALVMPAKLERVEAISLHKERMPAKSTYFYPKLLSGLTFNPLA is encoded by the coding sequence ATGCCACAAATCGCTCCCTTTGCAGCCGTTCGTTACAACTTGAATCATATTGGTTCCCTGTCGGATGTGATCGCACCGCCCTATGACGTTATCGATCCTCAGTTGCAAGATCAGCTCTACCGAAAGCATCCCGCCAACGTTGTTCGTATCATCTTGAACCGCTCTGAGCCCGGCGACGCCGAGGACGAAAAGTACGTGCGAGCGGCAAAGTTTGTAACCCAGTGGAAGAGCGAAGGGGTGCTAAGGCAAGACGAAACGTGTGCGTACTACGTCTATCACCAAACCTTCGCGATCGAGGGGCAAACGTTCATTCGTCGTGGCTTTGTGGCTCGCGTTCGCATCCAACCGTTTGGTGAAGGTGATATTTATCCTCACGAAGAAACTCACCCCAAGGCCAAGGTCGATCGCTTGAAGTTGACCCAAGCCACCAAGCAGAACAACAGCCAGATCTTTGGCCTCTACCCTGATCCTCAAAACGAGATCATTTCGCTGCTTGATGCTGCAACCGTTGGCGTCGAGCCGGTCGAGGCGATTGACCATCTAGATGTCAAACATGAGTTGTGGCCGGTGACCGATGCCGGCGTGATCCAGCGAGTCAGTCAGCTGATGCAAGACAAGCCAATGTTTGTCGCCGATGGCCACCATCGCTACGAAACGGCCGCCAACTATCGCGATCAAATCATTGCGGAGGATGGTGCTCTGCCAAGCGACCATCCCGCGAACTTCGTAATGACGGTGCTGGTCGGAATGAGCGACCCGGGGATGATCGTCTTGCCAACCCACCGATTGCTTCGTGGCACCGAACGCTTTTCCTCTGCCGAAATCACCGCTCGGCTCGCCGGTTGCTTTGATTGTGAAATCGTCGCTGGAGGGCTCGATGGCGCCAATGCGGTCTGGTCCAGCATGCAATCCGCAGACGATCAAGGCTTGATCGGTTTGTACGCCTGTAAAGATGATACGTGGGTTCTTTGTAAAGCCAATGATGGTGCGGCCGAGAAGATGCAATCGCTGGCGCCGGGCCAGAGTAAGGATTGGCAGTGTCTGGGAGTCAGCCTACTGCATCGATTGGTGATCGACGAACTGCTCCAGTGCGAAGGGCACCCGAAGCCCACCTATGTCCACGATGTTAACGAAGTGCTGAGAGGGATGCGGGGTGAAGGCAGTCAAGCGGAGAGCGACAGCGACGAGCCTTATACGCTCGCTGCGCTTGTGATGCCCGCGAAGCTAGAGCGCGTCGAAGCGATCAGTTTGCACAAGGAGCGGATGCCTGCGAAAAGTACTTACTTCTATCCTAAGTTGCTCAGCGGGCTCACCTTCAATCCTCTAGCTTGA